A region from the Flavobacterium enshiense genome encodes:
- a CDS encoding metal-dependent hydrolase, producing MDSLTQIVLGIAVAEVCAGKKLQNRGFVYGAVLGTVPDLDVVVAKFMDPLDGIMIHRGMSHSLLFHLFLAPIFGWCIQRIEKKRISFKSATWMAFWCLFTHPLLDMCTTWGTQILWPLPYRYSLNCIFVIDPLYTIPFLIFLIMVWRTKNNELRAKYVRRGLYISTGYMLLALSIKSYALYKFEKALVDQNISYNEIMVKPTPFNLILWNANVASKEGYFLGDYSLFDTQPIHFTLYPKDYNLEASLKDNTYFKKLRIISEGWFIVNQIDNKIYFNDLRFGILNDNPKTPQFVFSYQFIQSSEGLKAVEVPKNRGDAKALLKRLFIRLKGN from the coding sequence ATGGATTCACTGACCCAAATAGTATTAGGCATTGCCGTAGCTGAAGTATGCGCCGGAAAAAAACTCCAGAACAGAGGGTTTGTTTACGGAGCCGTCCTGGGCACTGTCCCCGATCTGGATGTGGTTGTTGCAAAATTCATGGATCCTCTGGACGGAATAATGATTCACCGTGGAATGAGTCATTCCCTGCTATTCCACCTGTTTCTCGCTCCTATCTTTGGCTGGTGCATCCAACGGATAGAAAAAAAACGAATATCCTTTAAATCAGCCACCTGGATGGCTTTTTGGTGTCTTTTCACCCATCCGCTTTTAGACATGTGCACGACTTGGGGCACCCAAATACTGTGGCCGCTGCCCTACCGCTATTCCCTGAACTGCATCTTTGTCATCGATCCGCTCTATACCATACCGTTTCTTATTTTTTTAATAATGGTCTGGCGTACCAAGAACAACGAGCTGCGTGCAAAATATGTACGCCGTGGATTGTACATAAGCACGGGGTACATGTTGCTGGCATTAAGTATCAAATCGTATGCGCTTTACAAGTTTGAAAAAGCACTGGTGGACCAAAACATTTCCTATAATGAAATCATGGTAAAACCAACTCCGTTCAATCTTATCCTGTGGAATGCGAATGTTGCCTCCAAAGAAGGGTATTTCTTGGGCGATTACTCCCTTTTTGACACACAGCCCATACATTTTACCCTTTATCCGAAAGATTACAACTTAGAAGCTTCCTTAAAAGACAACACCTACTTTAAAAAACTTCGTATTATCAGCGAAGGTTGGTTCATCGTAAACCAAATCGATAACAAAATTTACTTTAACGACCTGCGTTTCGGAATCTTAAACGATAATCCCAAGACGCCTCAGTTTGTTTTCAGCTATCAGTTTATCCAATCCTCAGAAGGTTTGAAAGCCGTTGAAGTACCTAAAAACAGAGGAGACGCTAAGGCTTTATTAAAAAGATTATTCATCCGTCTGAAAGGGAATTAA